In Hermetia illucens chromosome 1, iHerIll2.2.curated.20191125, whole genome shotgun sequence, one genomic interval encodes:
- the LOC119660084 gene encoding ARL14 effector protein translates to MSTGYEDDDSSQSGDVENSIGRRIGLRERPRKAQMKSQLRLRKMIDDYDNFLGDFDPEKSTRERRKLSRKTSAPPPPQKCTMYDERGRLRDYNSTDICDCMHEKCPGCFFACANCGNPKCGPTCRINRRHTYETIEFDGKDIIIRNKYHNRN, encoded by the coding sequence ATGTCCACTGGCTACGAAGACGACGATTCATCACAATCCGGTGATGTTGAGAATTCAATTGGGCGGCGCATTGGGCTACGTGAACGTCCGCGGAAGGCGCAAATGAAGTCGCAGTTACGCTTACGGAAAATGATTGATGATTACGACAACTTCCTCGGAGATTTCGATCCGGAAAAGTCAACACGGGAACGAAGAAAACTATCACGGAAAACCTCTGCTCCGCCGCCACCGCAGAAGTGTACAATGTACGACGAACGAGGACGACTCCGGGACTACAATTCCACGGATATTTGCGATTGCATGCATGAGAAGTGTCCTGGTTGCTTCTTCGCCTGTGCTAATTGCGGCAATCCAAAATGCGGACCAACTTGCCGGATTAATAGGCGACATACTTATGAGACTATAGAGTTTGATGGAAAGGATATTATtattcggaataagtatcataATCGGAATTGA